A section of the Humulus lupulus chromosome 2, drHumLupu1.1, whole genome shotgun sequence genome encodes:
- the LOC133819396 gene encoding uncharacterized protein LOC133819396 isoform X2, translating into MANSDSSTPLPVSAPLSPKKENIIPVAKKIAELNESRSELLTRIQGLKQDLQSWRSKLDTQVKVYRDELSELKKSLNTEVDQLRTEFQDLRTTLQQQQDDVTTSLRNLGDVSGNVEKAQDAKDKKEENELPKEKDKEVENLTVPPAVEHA; encoded by the exons ATGGCCAACTCCGATTCTTCCACTCCTCTTCCAGTCTCCGCTCCACTCTCACCC AAGAAGGAGAACATTATTCCGGTTGCGAAAAAGATCGCG GAACTGAATGAATCGAGGTCGGAGCTGCTTACTAGAATTCAAGGGCTGAAACAG GATTTGCAAAGTTGGAGATCAAAATTGGATACCCAAGTCAAGGTTTACCGCGAT GAGCTTTCAGAACTGAAGAAATCACTCAACACTGAAGTGGATCAACTTCGGACT GAATTCCAAGATTTGAGGACTACCCTTCAACAACAACAAGATGATGTTACCACTAGTCTTAGAAACTTGGGG GACGTCTCAGGAAATGTTGAAAAGGCCCAAGATGCCAAggataaaaaagaagaaaatgaattgCCCAAGGAGAAAGACAAAGAAGTTGAGAACTTGACGGTCCCCCCCGCAGTGGAGCATGCATGA
- the LOC133819396 gene encoding uncharacterized protein LOC133819396 isoform X1, whose product MANSDSSTPLPVSAPLSPKKENIIPVAKKIAELNESRSELLTRIQGLKQDLQSWRSKLDTQVKVYRDELSELKKSLNTEVDQLRTEFQDLRTTLQQQQDDVTTSLRNLGLQDVSGNVEKAQDAKDKKEENELPKEKDKEVENLTVPPAVEHA is encoded by the exons ATGGCCAACTCCGATTCTTCCACTCCTCTTCCAGTCTCCGCTCCACTCTCACCC AAGAAGGAGAACATTATTCCGGTTGCGAAAAAGATCGCG GAACTGAATGAATCGAGGTCGGAGCTGCTTACTAGAATTCAAGGGCTGAAACAG GATTTGCAAAGTTGGAGATCAAAATTGGATACCCAAGTCAAGGTTTACCGCGAT GAGCTTTCAGAACTGAAGAAATCACTCAACACTGAAGTGGATCAACTTCGGACT GAATTCCAAGATTTGAGGACTACCCTTCAACAACAACAAGATGATGTTACCACTAGTCTTAGAAACTTGGGG CTGCAGGACGTCTCAGGAAATGTTGAAAAGGCCCAAGATGCCAAggataaaaaagaagaaaatgaattgCCCAAGGAGAAAGACAAAGAAGTTGAGAACTTGACGGTCCCCCCCGCAGTGGAGCATGCATGA